The segment TGACTGTAGACTTGGTGGCGTCGGACACGATCTGAGTCAACCCGCACCCGCTCAGCAGTGCACCGAGCACCGAGCACCGCCACCTTCAATAGATTAAAAACGGTACGCGACATGCTGTGCCTCTCTGCATTGGGGGTTGCTATGTGCTTTTTAACTGTCGCTTTCAATATTATCGGCGACCTTGTCGACACCCCGAACGCTCAATCCGGAGCCTAGGTTGTGAAACTGCTCAGCGTTGCGACACATCCTGAACCGAGTATGAAAATGATCAACTTAGCAACCGTTTTTTTGAATGGACAAAAGCTCTTAGGCGGAGACCAAACTCCGAATTTTCCGAGCGGGAACCGAGCCAGTCGCCCTGCGTTATTTCACTTAAATTTAGAAGCGATAAAAATAACCGAAACCGACACCGTACTGAGTGTCCTTTTCAACCAATGGGCTGTCTTTGATCGCCCCTCCCATTCGAGTGGCGCCCAGATCAAAGAAAACCGAGTGATTAATCGCCAAGAGCCAATCCATACGTATGCCAGCCTCGGTATTGACTGTTGAATCGCCCTGGTAGCGCTGGCGCCCGCCAATCACTTCACCTGCAGCTACGCCGTAGTAGTAGTCCACATAGTTTTTGTCCACCCACTCGGCGACCAGTCGCGGCGTAAAGCCAAAGGCTCCAGCAGAGAATCGATGATCGATCTGCAGTTTTGCACGAGATCCTTTGCTGTTATTCATGGCGTCAGTAAGGACTTCGGCTGACAATCTAACCAACTCAGATCTCCAGGTAGCAACACCACCTACCCAGAAACTGCTATCGCGATCACTCATGCCTCGAAGAAAAGAGGAATCACCTGATTCGTAGCCTTCGCTGATGTATTTTCCGCGCAGACGGAACGTCACAGGTCCTACCGATGGTAGTTTTAAGTCCACACCGGAACCGAACACGTGAATATATTCGCCCTCATAAGTCACCACTGGAAAGCCGCGTACTTTGTCGTCAAAATCACGATAGACTCGATAGTCAATGCCACCTGCAAACCCGATGGCCCACTTTGAATCGCTGATTTCAGTTTCCGCTCGGCGCTCGCCAGACGACTTGGCCAAGGTGTCTATGGTCTGCGTCGATGCAGAGGCCATGGACTGGCCACCGACAGCAAGAATTGCCAATGTCGCCGATAGAGTGCGAACGGGCTTGAATGAAAATGCAGAGAAAGCACGTGATGACATGATCGAATCGCCTGAAAAAATACTGAAAGGCCTAGCCTGAGACCGGCAGGCTCCATAAAACAACCACCCTTCAAGGGTCCCGATAAAAGCCCCCTATCCAGTACCAGCGCAGCTTTGGCGGCACTTCACTTCCTCCCCTTCGTCATGCATACCTCTTGTCCGGGTTACCAAATTACGACTGTTCTGTATCTACGCGCATGCAACTGGTATGCGTAGACTGAAAATGGGTCGAAAGCTTCAACTTTAAGCGCCACAAGCACGTTAACGACCGTTTTGCAACCATCCAAAATGGTACTATCGAACGATCAATCAGTACACACCCGACTTTAAAACAAGATATTGCGACGCAACACCTCTGACCAGTCCATTGACTCACTGTCGATTTCACGATTGAACAGGTTGTTGACGCGCAGCTTCCAACAAAGTGTATCTGGCGGCTGAGCAGTCCCAACGAGAGCAGGGGACGCTAGGCCGCTGATTTAATGAGAAAAAACTAGGCGTTTCGACCGCACAGAGACGAGATATTCGACAGACAACTTCGATATATATGCTGCTTCCTTAACGCTGAGTAGTCTGCACAGCTGCGAATTTCCGGCTGAGGGGATGTCGTTTACAATCTTGATCAGGAACAACGTAACGTTGCCGCTGCCTTTCGCAACACGATCAATCAGATCTTCTGATATCGCTGTCAATCATAGAAAACCCGCGCCGCTCGACTATCAGCGTGTAATCACATTGGTCGCTCACTCACAGAGCCCTTTCAGATTACTGATTACTGATTACTACTGTTGGGGCACAACAACAGGGCCAGTAACTTGCGATGTGAATCCTTGACCGCCTGTATAACCTGTTGTGCTTTATCCTTAACCATTTGCACCACTGGCGAATAGACTACTGGAGCCAACACCGTTAGAGCATTTTGAATGCGAACTTGCGCTTACAATCATGAAGATTTTCCTCGGACAGTAGAAACAGCTTCAGCATGCAATGAAAGGTCTGAAGTAATCAGCTATTTCTGATGCCCTCCAGGGTTGAGGTTCAAAAACACTAGCCACTCAGGAGTCAGACCTTTCCTGCTCGGAACTCATCGCCCCCCTTGAGCAACTCCCCCTAAAGGCGCTTTACCGCATCACAGGCGCACCTCTACCGCAATCAGCAGTCGTTTTCGCATCATCTACAGGCACGACTGTCAATCAGCCTCATATCGCGCCCCAAGCTGCGCAGCTTGCCAGCCCAATGGTGGGCGCTTCCACAGGCCTCCATACTGATCAGACACTACGGCATGATGGCAAAAAGGTGATGACTTGGTCGCATTTGAGTTGCTTCCTCAGAACGGTCTTGCCATGCTCATTAACACTGCGCACCTGAAGTTCATTTTCAGCCAAGTCGATACTAACGGTCATAATTTTTATACCGGACGCTCCTCTTGATTTGTGGTTTCTAGGGCCCTTCCACTATGGCACGTTGAGACCTCTGGTTCCGGGATCGCGGCATAGATCGCCTTGAAGCGGGCGTAGATCATACGGATATGACTGAACAGTTCACTGAAGCCATCGCGCCCAGTAGCAACATCAAGATCCTCCCAGCGATCATTGAAGGCCTCGTGCTTGTCCTCATGCAACTTGATGTTCACTATGAATTACAGCCTCTGAACCCCCAGCATCAGCGCTAAAACAAAGCCCCTGCCGAGATCCGGTGGGGGCTTTGTTTTAGCCGAGTTCAACTCAGCGAGGTCGCCCTTGCCTGCGCCTGTCAGTAAGCGCCGATCAGTTGCTTGAGCATGCGTTTGAACGTTTCGATCTGCTGCGCCGAGAACTCGGCGAACACCCGGCCCTGCTGCTCGGAGGCAATGGTCCATAGGGCTTCAGTCTGCTTGACGCCCTCGACGGTCAGGCCGAAGTAACCGGCCAGTCGATCCTCCACCAGGCCCTTGCGCTTGAGAATATCCACCGACTGTTCGATCTCACGCATCGGCATCGCCACTTCGCGCTGTAATCCATTCATATCCAGGCCCTCATCGCTCTCCAACACCATCAGCATGCGCGCCTCACTCGTGCGCAAACCGCTGGATAGCTGGAGTGGCTGGTAGTCGGCCTGGTAGCTGCGCACGGCCTGGGTCATCAGGTAATATAGGTTATGACTCAGACGGCCCTCAAAGGCGCTTTTCTGGGCGTCTTCAGGGCGCGATGTCAGACGCGGATGCGGCAGCACCGAGGAGTAGGCGCCCTGGTGATAGAGCAATGGCGACCGGCCGAAGTCATCAAAGGCCACGACCTTACCGATCAGGATCCAATGATCGCCACCGTCTACCTGCTGGTACATCTGGCATTGAAACCGCGCGGCGCAATCGCTGAGCAGCGGTGCGCCACCGGCGCCCTCTTCCCAGGTAACCCCGGCAAACTTGTCGTCCCTAGGGCGGGCGAACTGATTGGACAAATCAATCTGGTCAGCCGCCAGAATATTCACCGCAAAGTGGCTGGCATCGTTGAACACGTCATAGCTGGTGGAGCGTTTGTCGATGCTCCAGAGAATCAGCGCCGGGTCCAGCGAAACCGAGTTGAAGCTATTGGCCGTGACCCCCACCTGACGGCTACCAATGGCCGCCGTCATGATGGTCACACCCGTTGCAAAATTGCCCAAGGCGCGGCGAAAAGCGCGCGGATCGAAGCCCGCGTCTGATGGGTGGGTCATGTTGTCCTCAGTGCCGGGCGAACCCGGCAGGTCGATACGTGAAAGAGGGTACCCCTAACCAGGGGATGCCTAAAGAGCGTTGCGCCTTTAGACCATGCTCGGATCTGGCTCGAGCCCCATCAATTCACGTCCGAGGATTTGCGCGCAGACGTCGTAGTCGGTGTAAGCATGGGCCGCCGTCATATGGGAATCGCGCCACAGACGCTGCAACTCATTGGTTTCCATCCAGGCGGTTCCGCCAGCAGCTTCGAACAAGCGATCCACCGCGGCCACGCACATCTTCACCGCATAGGCCTGATTGGTGCGCCAGAACGCCAGGGTTTCGCGGCTGGGGTATTCATGGCGCTCGCCATGGGCGGCGTGGTCCTGCCAGGTCTTTTCCAGGAAGGCGCGGGCCGCGGCCACTTGATGAGTCGATTCGGCCAGGCGCATCAGCGCTGGCGTGGCGGCGCCGACATTGACGCCGGTATAGGCGCGTACTCGATTACGGGTCTTGTCCTTGAAGGCAGCGAGCATGCGCTCGGCAATGCCCAGGCTGATGCTCGCAAAACCGCTGGCAAAATACGGACGATAAGGGCCGTAGAAAATCTTGCTGTCGGGGTACAAATCAACGCCGGCGGACTTGCCTTCCATCATGTCCTTGGCTTTCTGGATCCGGTGCTCGGGGACAAAGACGTTGTCGATGGACAGGGTCTTGGTGCCACTGCCCTTCATGCCCAAGGCGTACCAGTCATCAATGATCTGGTAGTCACTGCGCGGCAGCACGGCGAAGCAGTAGTCCTGCGCGCCCTCGGCATTCGGCCGGCGGCAACCGACAATTGCCCACTCCGCATGATCGCTGCCACTGCTCCAGCCCATCTGGCCGCTGAACATCACGCCGCCTTCCACTTCCTCGACCTTGCCAAACGGCGCGATGGAACTGCTTGCCGTGGCATGAGGATTGGCCCCCCAGACTTCGTCCTGTAATTGCTTGGAGAACATCGCCAATTGATGGCTGTGGGTACACAGCAGGCTCATGGCCCAGGCGGTACTTGCACAGGCGCCGGCCAGCACGGCCACGCAGTCGCAAAAATCCGGCAGGGACATTTCCAGACCGCCAAAGGCCTTGGGCTGGAAGGCACGGTGCATACCGATGCCCTTGAGCATGGCGATATTTTCGGCCGGGACCATGCGGTCCTTCTCGGCCTGGGTGGCATTGCCGGCGATAACGGGCAGGATTTCCTTGAGGGCCTCAAGGAGCGGGATTGGTTTTTTCATTGTTAGCGACCTTGTTTTTAGAAATTCGCTGATCTGGCTGGGCCTGCATGCAGGCGGCCCGCCAGTCGCCATAAAACGGAATGCTAGAGATCCCGGCGGGCGTTCAAGGCTCGATTATGCGCAGCCAGGGCAGTCGCCAAAATGGACATTCCAAACTCCCCATTGCATTTTCCATGGCCTTTGCCCACGCCACCACCGCCCAGGGGGCATGGCACGCCAAAAAACCATTAACAATACAACGAAAACAGTACCATGACGCCCCCATCCGGCAGCGGAGCCACTCCTCGCCACGCGTCACTGGCCCAGAACCTTGCGCGCTCTGCGCCACCGTAATTTCCGCCTGTATTTTATCGGCCATGCTATTTCCACCTTGGGCACCCGGACCCAGCAGGTGGCGTTGTCATGGCTGATCCCCCAATTGCTGGTGGGTCCGTTTGCCGGGGCCTGGATCGATCGGCACGACAAGCGCCGGCTGCTGATTATGGTCAAAGCGGCGCTGGCCCTGCTGGCACTGATCCTCGCCGGCCTGACTGCCAGCGAGCAAATTGAGCCGGCGCTGATCGTGATCATGGCCGCCCTGCTCGGCGTACTCAATGCCGTGGACACTCCGTTGCGGCAGTCGCTGCTCAGCCAATTTGTCGATGACCGCCAGGACCTGCCCAATGCCCTGACCCTCAATACCATGTTGTTCACCTCGTCACGCTTTATGCCGGTCTGCTGCTGGCGGTGGTCAGCGAGGCCCTGTGCTTTGCACTGAATGCGGCCTCCTACCCGGCGCTCGTGATTGGCCTGGCCTGCATCCACCTGCCACCCTCGGCGCGCGCCTGCGGTTCGTACGGCAATGTATTGCGCGAAGGCCTGCGCTATGTGCTGAACGACCGGCAGGTGAAACAGTTGATGCTCAGCGTACTGATGATCAACCTCACCGCCTCCAGCTATGGGGTGCTGCTGCGGGTCTTTGCCCGCGATATCTTCAAAGGTGATGCCACGACCCTGGGCTGGCTGTGGGGCGCGGCCGGACTCGGTTCGCTGGCGTCCAGCGCGGTCCTGGCCGGCAATCGCAGTACGGCGCCGCTGCACCGGTTTATTCTGGCCAGCACTGCCGTCCGTACACTGGCCATTCTCTTGTTCGCTGCCAGCACCCAGTTCTGGTTGTCATTGATCGCGATAGGGTTGCTCGGTTTCGGCATCACGATCTGCAATATCGGCACCAATATCTTCTTGCAAAGCGATGCACCCGAGGCCCTTAGAGGCCGAGTGGTATCGCTGTACACCTCAACCCGGTTCGGCTTCGATGTCATCGGCGGCTTGCTGGCCGGGCTGCTGGCCGTGCACCTCGGCGCGCCAGGCGTGCTGCTCAGCGCCGGGGCGCTATTGCTGACCTACACCGCCTGGGCCGCCCGCTAGCCGGGTATCAAAGCCGCGTAAGGCGAAACGCGAAGAAGGCGCCACTGTCGGCCTCCCCGACCACCAGATCCATGGGCCAGGGCGCGCCGTTGTAGCAAAGCGCTGGCCAGGGTGCCCAGACCAAACTGCATGGCTACCGCCAGCCCTGCCGCCGCGCCGGCCTGCCGGGGGGGATCGCCATCAGGCTCGCCAGGCTGCTGGAGACAACCAGTTCCGTCACACTGACAAACCGCAGTACGCACAGCACCAGTGCCGGCAGACCTCCCACCTCAAAGCCGGCGCAGAGCAACAGGCCAAACCCGAGCCCGCCACCACCAAGACGCCGAACCCAAGCAGACGCAGGGAGCCGAGCAGCCCGACAAAATGCACCTTGAGAAAGCTCACACCCATGATCCCACCGATATTCAGGGCGAACAGCCAGGCGTAGTGCAGGGGAGAGATGCCGAAGTGCTCGATATAAACAAAAGGCGAAGCGGTGATAAAGACAAACATGCCGCCGAATATCAGGTCCATACACAGGATATAGCCCAGCGCCTAAGGCTTGCGGGCGATAACGGCATAGGGCCTTGAAAGCACTCGCCAGCGAAGTACCTCACGCCTCGTACGGATGGGTTTCGGGAATAAAGCGAATCACCAGCAACAAGCACGCCCCGACAACCACCAGCAGTACCACAGACAGCATGCACCAGCCGCTGAACAGCAACAGCCCCCCTGCACCGCCGCGACCAGGGTGACAATCAACGTCACCTGCTGCATCAACGGCAGCACCCGCGCCGCATCATTGAGCGCGAACAGGTCGCGGCCAATCACCCGGGCCAGCACGGAAGCCGCCGCACCGCCAAGCGCCTGCACCAGGCGCTTGGCGATCAACTGGCCCGGCTCGCTGGCCAGGGCACAACCCAGGGTGGCAAACAGATACAGCACGATGCCGGCCATCAGCAGACACCGCCGACCAAAGCGGTCGGACAGCAGCACGTAGAACAACATGCCCAGGCTGAAACCGGCGAGAAACAGACCGATGGTCAATTGAATCTGCTGCTCACTGGCGCCCAGATCGGCGGCAATAAACGGCAGGCTTGGCAGGTACATATCGATCGACAACGCACCAGTGCGGCAAGCAGGATAATTAGGCGTTGGGGCTGGCGGACAAGGGACATGCCGTCTCCGGCTTATCACACGAAAAAAGCCGCCCGAAGGCGGCCCACAGGAGCGTTTGCTACGTTAGAACGCAAGCAGCCACAGGCTCAGTCCGGGGAACGCAACCAGCAAGACAATGCGCACCAGATCCGAACACAGGAAGGGTACGATCCCCTTCGCGGTTTCCCCATAGGGCACATCACCGGCGCTGCGCTGGACGATAAACAGGTTCATGCCCAGCGGCGGATGGATCAGGCCTATCTCCACCACCATCAGCGCCAGGATGCCGAACCAGATGGACTTGTCGGTCTCGCTCATGCCGAAGAAATCCAGGCCCATAACCATCGGGTAGAAGATCGGGATGGTCAGCAGGATCATCGCCAGCGAGTCCATGACACACCCCAGCAGCAGGTACAGGCCCAGGATAATCACCAACACCAACATCGGTGCCAGGCCGCTACCAATCACCCACGCCGCCAGCTCGCCCGGCATCTGCGTCAGCGCAAGGCCCGAGTTGAGCAGGTCGGCACCCAGCAGCACGAGGAAGATCATCGCCGTGGTTTCGGCTGTGCCGAGCATGCTAGCGCGAAAGCCGGTCCAGCGCATGCCGCCTTGCACGACTGCCAGAATCCCGCAGGCCGCCGCGCCGATGGAGGCCGCCTCGGTTGGGTTGGCCCAGCCACCGTAGATACCGACGATCACCACCAAGAACACGCCAATCACCGGCAATATGCTGATCAGGGCCTTGGCTCGCTCCACGGGCGTCGCCTTGACCGATACGGTCGCTTCGCTTTCGCGGGCAACCATGACCCGTAGCACGATCATATAGCCGATGATCGCCAGGACGCCCGGCACAATGGCTGCGACAAACAGCTTGGCAATCGATTCTTGGGTCAACACCGCATAGATGATCAGCGGCACCGACGGTGGAATCAAAATACCCAGCGTGCCACCTGCAGCCACCGTGGCCGTGGCGAGGCGCCCGGAATAGTTGTGCCGACGCAGTTCCGGCAGCGCCACATGGCTCATGGTCGCGGCGGTGGCCAGCGACGAGCCGCAGATCGCGCCGAAACCGGCACAGGCGCCAATCGCCGACAAGCCCATACCGCCTCTCCAGTGGCCGATAAACGCTGCGGCGCAACGGAAAATCGCCCGGGATAGACCTCCATGGGTCGCAAACTGCCCCATCATCACAAACAACGGAATCACCGCCAGGTCGTAGTTGGACAACCGCGAGTAAGCCAGAGAGTTAAGGGTGAACATCAGGCTCGAGAGATCACCGTCGTTGAGCGCCCAAAAGCAGGCAGCCCCACCGATCAGCATGGTCACGCCAATATGCACCCGCAGCAGCAACAGACCCATGGTGATGCCCAGGGCAATCAGCCCCAATACCAAACCGCTCATGCGCGCCTCCCGGCTTTACGACAGACATCCTGCACCCGTGCCAGGGCGCACAAACCCAAGAGAACCAAGCTCGGTACGATAAACAGCAGGGGAATCCATAGCGGGAAGGACAGCAGCGTGGTGGTTTCACC is part of the Pseudomonas frederiksbergensis genome and harbors:
- a CDS encoding TRAP transporter large permease, with the translated sequence MSGLVLGLIALGITMGLLLLRVHIGVTMLIGGAACFWALNDGDLSSLMFTLNSLAYSRLSNYDLAVIPLFVMMGQFATHGGLSRAIFRCAAAFIGHWRGGMGLSAIGACAGFGAICGSSLATAATMSHVALPELRRHNYSGRLATATVAAGGTLGILIPPSVPLIIYAVLTQESIAKLFVAAIVPGVLAIIGYMIVLRVMVARESEATVSVKATPVERAKALISILPVIGVFLVVIVGIYGGWANPTEAASIGAAACGILAVVQGGMRWTGFRASMLGTAETTAMIFLVLLGADLLNSGLALTQMPGELAAWVIGSGLAPMLVLVIILGLYLLLGCVMDSLAMILLTIPIFYPMVMGLDFFGMSETDKSIWFGILALMVVEIGLIHPPLGMNLFIVQRSAGDVPYGETAKGIVPFLCSDLVRIVLLVAFPGLSLWLLAF
- a CDS encoding p-hydroxyphenylacetate 3-hydroxylase reductase component, translating into MTHPSDAGFDPRAFRRALGNFATGVTIMTAAIGSRQVGVTANSFNSVSLDPALILWSIDKRSTSYDVFNDASHFAVNILAADQIDLSNQFARPRDDKFAGVTWEEGAGGAPLLSDCAARFQCQMYQQVDGGDHWILIGKVVAFDDFGRSPLLYHQGAYSSVLPHPRLTSRPEDAQKSAFEGRLSHNLYYLMTQAVRSYQADYQPLQLSSGLRTSEARMLMVLESDEGLDMNGLQREVAMPMREIEQSVDILKRKGLVEDRLAGYFGLTVEGVKQTEALWTIASEQQGRVFAEFSAQQIETFKRMLKQLIGAY
- a CDS encoding MFS transporter, which produces MVSEALCFALNAASYPALVIGLACIHLPPSARACGSYGNVLREGLRYVLNDRQVKQLMLSVLMINLTASSYGVLLRVFARDIFKGDATTLGWLWGAAGLGSLASSAVLAGNRSTAPLHRFILASTAVRTLAILLFAASTQFWLSLIAIGLLGFGITICNIGTNIFLQSDAPEALRGRVVSLYTSTRFGFDVIGGLLAGLLAVHLGAPGVLLSAGALLLTYTAWAAR
- a CDS encoding p-hydroxyphenylacetate 3-hydroxylase oxygenase component; amino-acid sequence: MKKPIPLLEALKEILPVIAGNATQAEKDRMVPAENIAMLKGIGMHRAFQPKAFGGLEMSLPDFCDCVAVLAGACASTAWAMSLLCTHSHQLAMFSKQLQDEVWGANPHATASSSIAPFGKVEEVEGGVMFSGQMGWSSGSDHAEWAIVGCRRPNAEGAQDYCFAVLPRSDYQIIDDWYALGMKGSGTKTLSIDNVFVPEHRIQKAKDMMEGKSAGVDLYPDSKIFYGPYRPYFASGFASISLGIAERMLAAFKDKTRNRVRAYTGVNVGAATPALMRLAESTHQVAAARAFLEKTWQDHAAHGERHEYPSRETLAFWRTNQAYAVKMCVAAVDRLFEAAGGTAWMETNELQRLWRDSHMTAAHAYTDYDVCAQILGRELMGLEPDPSMV
- a CDS encoding MFS transporter, producing MRALRHRNFRLYFIGHAISTLGTRTQQVALSWLIPQLLVGPFAGAWIDRHDKRRLLIMVKAALALLALILAGLTASEQIEPALIVIMAALLGVLNAVDTPLRQSLLSQFVDDRQDLPNALTLNTMLFTSSRFMPVCCWRWSARPCALH
- a CDS encoding MipA/OmpV family protein translates to MSSRAFSAFSFKPVRTLSATLAILAVGGQSMASASTQTIDTLAKSSGERRAETEISDSKWAIGFAGGIDYRVYRDFDDKVRGFPVVTYEGEYIHVFGSGVDLKLPSVGPVTFRLRGKYISEGYESGDSSFLRGMSDRDSSFWVGGVATWRSELVRLSAEVLTDAMNNSKGSRAKLQIDHRFSAGAFGFTPRLVAEWVDKNYVDYYYGVAAGEVIGGRQRYQGDSTVNTEAGIRMDWLLAINHSVFFDLGATRMGGAIKDSPLVEKDTQYGVGFGYFYRF
- a CDS encoding MFS transporter, producing the protein MYLPSLPFIAADLGASEQQIQLTIGLFLAGFSLGMLFYVLLSDRFGRRCLLMAGIVLYLFATLGCALASEPGQLIAKRLVQALGGAAASVLARVIGRDLFALNDAARVLPLMQQVTLIVTLVAAVQGGCCCSAAGACCLWYCWWLSGRACCW